One genomic window of Mustela lutreola isolate mMusLut2 chromosome 14, mMusLut2.pri, whole genome shotgun sequence includes the following:
- the GLUL gene encoding glutamine synthetase isoform X1, with the protein MDQREPENQERRERNSKRRRAREGYPNDPIDLLWLGRTTSTMATSASSHLNKGIKQLYMSLPQGEKVQAMYIWIDGTGEGLRCKTRTLDSEPKCIEELPEWNFDGSSTFQSEGSNSDMYLVPVAMFRDPFRKDPNKLVFCEVFKYNRKPAGVYWRETNLRHTCKRIMDMVSNQHPWFGMEQEYTLMGTDGHPFGWPSNGFPGPQGPYYCGVGADKAYGRDIVEAHYRACLYAGIKIAGTNAEVMPAQWEFQIGPCEGIDMGDHLWVARFILHRVCEDFGVIATFDPKPIPGNWNGAGCHTNFSTKAMREENGLKYIEESIEKLSKRHHYHIRAYDPKGGLDNARRLTGFHETSNINDFSAGVANRGASIRIPRTVGQEKKGYFEDRRPSANCDPFSVTEALIRTCLLNETGDEPFQYKN; encoded by the exons CAGAACAACGTCCACCATGGCCACCTCCGCGAGCTCCCACCTGAACAAAGGCATCAAGCAGTTGTACATGTCCCTGCCTCAGGGCGAGAAAGTGCAAGCTATGTATATTTGGATTGACGGGACGGGAGAAGGATTGCGTTGCAAGACCCGGACCTTGGACAGTGAGCCCAAGTGTATAGAAG AGTTGCCTGAGTGGAATTTTGATGGCTCTAGTACCTTTCAGTCCGAAGGCTCCAACAGTGACATGTATCTCGTCCCTGTTGCCATGTTTCGGGACCCTTTCCGCAAGGACCCCAACAAGCTGGTGTTCTGTGAAGTCTTCAAGTACAACCGGAAGCCTGCAGGTGTGTATTGGAGAG AGACCAATTTGAGGCATACCTGTAAACGGATAATGGACATGGTGAGCAATCAGCATCCTTGGTTTGGAATGGAGCAGGAATATACTCTCATGGGCACAGATGGGCACCCTTTTGGTTGGCCTTCCAATGGCTTCCCTGGGCCCCAAG GTCCATACTACTGTGGCGTGGGAGCAGACAAAGCCTATGGGAGAGATATCGTGGAGGCTCACTACCGAGCCTGCTTGTACGCTGGCATCAAGATTGCTGGGACAAATGCTGAGGTCATGCCTGCCCAG TGGGAATTCCAGATAGGACCCTGCGAAGGAATCGACATGGGAGATCATCTCTGGGTGGCCCGTTTCATCTTGCACCGTGTATGTGAAGACTTTGGAGTGATAGCAACCTTTGATCCTAAGCCCATTCCTGGGAACTGGAATGGTGCGGGCTGCCACACCAACTTCAGCACCAAGGCCATGCGCGAGGAGAATGGTCTGAA GTACATTGAGGAGTCCATCGAGAAACTAAGCAAGCGGCACCACTACCACATCCGAGCCTACGACCCCAAGGGGGGCCTGGATAACGCCCGGCGCCTGACTGGATTCCACGAAACGTCCAACATCAACGACTTCTCCGCCGGCGTGGCCAACCGTGGGGCTAGCATCCGCATTCCCCGGACTGTCGGCCAGGAGAAGAAGGGTTACTTTGAAGACCGTCGCCCCTCTGCCAACTGTGACCCCTTTTCCGTGACAGAAGCCCTCATCCGCACGTGTCTTCTCAATGAAACTGGCGACGAACCCTTCCAGTACAAAAACTAA
- the GLUL gene encoding glutamine synthetase isoform X4, with protein MDQREPENQERRERNSKRRRAREGYPNDPIDLLWLGTTSTMATSASSHLNKGIKQLYMSLPQGEKVQAMYIWIDGTGEGLRCKTRTLDSEPKCIEELPEWNFDGSSTFQSEGSNSDMYLVPVAMFRDPFRKDPNKLVFCEVFKYNRKPAETNLRHTCKRIMDMVSNQHPWFGMEQEYTLMGTDGHPFGWPSNGFPGPQGPYYCGVGADKAYGRDIVEAHYRACLYAGIKIAGTNAEVMPAQWEFQIGPCEGIDMGDHLWVARFILHRVCEDFGVIATFDPKPIPGNWNGAGCHTNFSTKAMREENGLKYIEESIEKLSKRHHYHIRAYDPKGGLDNARRLTGFHETSNINDFSAGVANRGASIRIPRTVGQEKKGYFEDRRPSANCDPFSVTEALIRTCLLNETGDEPFQYKN; from the exons AACAACGTCCACCATGGCCACCTCCGCGAGCTCCCACCTGAACAAAGGCATCAAGCAGTTGTACATGTCCCTGCCTCAGGGCGAGAAAGTGCAAGCTATGTATATTTGGATTGACGGGACGGGAGAAGGATTGCGTTGCAAGACCCGGACCTTGGACAGTGAGCCCAAGTGTATAGAAG AGTTGCCTGAGTGGAATTTTGATGGCTCTAGTACCTTTCAGTCCGAAGGCTCCAACAGTGACATGTATCTCGTCCCTGTTGCCATGTTTCGGGACCCTTTCCGCAAGGACCCCAACAAGCTGGTGTTCTGTGAAGTCTTCAAGTACAACCGGAAGCCTGCAG AGACCAATTTGAGGCATACCTGTAAACGGATAATGGACATGGTGAGCAATCAGCATCCTTGGTTTGGAATGGAGCAGGAATATACTCTCATGGGCACAGATGGGCACCCTTTTGGTTGGCCTTCCAATGGCTTCCCTGGGCCCCAAG GTCCATACTACTGTGGCGTGGGAGCAGACAAAGCCTATGGGAGAGATATCGTGGAGGCTCACTACCGAGCCTGCTTGTACGCTGGCATCAAGATTGCTGGGACAAATGCTGAGGTCATGCCTGCCCAG TGGGAATTCCAGATAGGACCCTGCGAAGGAATCGACATGGGAGATCATCTCTGGGTGGCCCGTTTCATCTTGCACCGTGTATGTGAAGACTTTGGAGTGATAGCAACCTTTGATCCTAAGCCCATTCCTGGGAACTGGAATGGTGCGGGCTGCCACACCAACTTCAGCACCAAGGCCATGCGCGAGGAGAATGGTCTGAA GTACATTGAGGAGTCCATCGAGAAACTAAGCAAGCGGCACCACTACCACATCCGAGCCTACGACCCCAAGGGGGGCCTGGATAACGCCCGGCGCCTGACTGGATTCCACGAAACGTCCAACATCAACGACTTCTCCGCCGGCGTGGCCAACCGTGGGGCTAGCATCCGCATTCCCCGGACTGTCGGCCAGGAGAAGAAGGGTTACTTTGAAGACCGTCGCCCCTCTGCCAACTGTGACCCCTTTTCCGTGACAGAAGCCCTCATCCGCACGTGTCTTCTCAATGAAACTGGCGACGAACCCTTCCAGTACAAAAACTAA
- the GLUL gene encoding glutamine synthetase isoform X2 encodes MDQREPENQERRERNSKRRRAREGYPNDPIDLLWLGTTSTMATSASSHLNKGIKQLYMSLPQGEKVQAMYIWIDGTGEGLRCKTRTLDSEPKCIEELPEWNFDGSSTFQSEGSNSDMYLVPVAMFRDPFRKDPNKLVFCEVFKYNRKPAGVYWRETNLRHTCKRIMDMVSNQHPWFGMEQEYTLMGTDGHPFGWPSNGFPGPQGPYYCGVGADKAYGRDIVEAHYRACLYAGIKIAGTNAEVMPAQWEFQIGPCEGIDMGDHLWVARFILHRVCEDFGVIATFDPKPIPGNWNGAGCHTNFSTKAMREENGLKYIEESIEKLSKRHHYHIRAYDPKGGLDNARRLTGFHETSNINDFSAGVANRGASIRIPRTVGQEKKGYFEDRRPSANCDPFSVTEALIRTCLLNETGDEPFQYKN; translated from the exons AACAACGTCCACCATGGCCACCTCCGCGAGCTCCCACCTGAACAAAGGCATCAAGCAGTTGTACATGTCCCTGCCTCAGGGCGAGAAAGTGCAAGCTATGTATATTTGGATTGACGGGACGGGAGAAGGATTGCGTTGCAAGACCCGGACCTTGGACAGTGAGCCCAAGTGTATAGAAG AGTTGCCTGAGTGGAATTTTGATGGCTCTAGTACCTTTCAGTCCGAAGGCTCCAACAGTGACATGTATCTCGTCCCTGTTGCCATGTTTCGGGACCCTTTCCGCAAGGACCCCAACAAGCTGGTGTTCTGTGAAGTCTTCAAGTACAACCGGAAGCCTGCAGGTGTGTATTGGAGAG AGACCAATTTGAGGCATACCTGTAAACGGATAATGGACATGGTGAGCAATCAGCATCCTTGGTTTGGAATGGAGCAGGAATATACTCTCATGGGCACAGATGGGCACCCTTTTGGTTGGCCTTCCAATGGCTTCCCTGGGCCCCAAG GTCCATACTACTGTGGCGTGGGAGCAGACAAAGCCTATGGGAGAGATATCGTGGAGGCTCACTACCGAGCCTGCTTGTACGCTGGCATCAAGATTGCTGGGACAAATGCTGAGGTCATGCCTGCCCAG TGGGAATTCCAGATAGGACCCTGCGAAGGAATCGACATGGGAGATCATCTCTGGGTGGCCCGTTTCATCTTGCACCGTGTATGTGAAGACTTTGGAGTGATAGCAACCTTTGATCCTAAGCCCATTCCTGGGAACTGGAATGGTGCGGGCTGCCACACCAACTTCAGCACCAAGGCCATGCGCGAGGAGAATGGTCTGAA GTACATTGAGGAGTCCATCGAGAAACTAAGCAAGCGGCACCACTACCACATCCGAGCCTACGACCCCAAGGGGGGCCTGGATAACGCCCGGCGCCTGACTGGATTCCACGAAACGTCCAACATCAACGACTTCTCCGCCGGCGTGGCCAACCGTGGGGCTAGCATCCGCATTCCCCGGACTGTCGGCCAGGAGAAGAAGGGTTACTTTGAAGACCGTCGCCCCTCTGCCAACTGTGACCCCTTTTCCGTGACAGAAGCCCTCATCCGCACGTGTCTTCTCAATGAAACTGGCGACGAACCCTTCCAGTACAAAAACTAA
- the GLUL gene encoding glutamine synthetase isoform X3 yields the protein MDQREPENQERRERNSKRRRAREGYPNDPIDLLWLGRTTSTMATSASSHLNKGIKQLYMSLPQGEKVQAMYIWIDGTGEGLRCKTRTLDSEPKCIEELPEWNFDGSSTFQSEGSNSDMYLVPVAMFRDPFRKDPNKLVFCEVFKYNRKPAETNLRHTCKRIMDMVSNQHPWFGMEQEYTLMGTDGHPFGWPSNGFPGPQGPYYCGVGADKAYGRDIVEAHYRACLYAGIKIAGTNAEVMPAQWEFQIGPCEGIDMGDHLWVARFILHRVCEDFGVIATFDPKPIPGNWNGAGCHTNFSTKAMREENGLKYIEESIEKLSKRHHYHIRAYDPKGGLDNARRLTGFHETSNINDFSAGVANRGASIRIPRTVGQEKKGYFEDRRPSANCDPFSVTEALIRTCLLNETGDEPFQYKN from the exons CAGAACAACGTCCACCATGGCCACCTCCGCGAGCTCCCACCTGAACAAAGGCATCAAGCAGTTGTACATGTCCCTGCCTCAGGGCGAGAAAGTGCAAGCTATGTATATTTGGATTGACGGGACGGGAGAAGGATTGCGTTGCAAGACCCGGACCTTGGACAGTGAGCCCAAGTGTATAGAAG AGTTGCCTGAGTGGAATTTTGATGGCTCTAGTACCTTTCAGTCCGAAGGCTCCAACAGTGACATGTATCTCGTCCCTGTTGCCATGTTTCGGGACCCTTTCCGCAAGGACCCCAACAAGCTGGTGTTCTGTGAAGTCTTCAAGTACAACCGGAAGCCTGCAG AGACCAATTTGAGGCATACCTGTAAACGGATAATGGACATGGTGAGCAATCAGCATCCTTGGTTTGGAATGGAGCAGGAATATACTCTCATGGGCACAGATGGGCACCCTTTTGGTTGGCCTTCCAATGGCTTCCCTGGGCCCCAAG GTCCATACTACTGTGGCGTGGGAGCAGACAAAGCCTATGGGAGAGATATCGTGGAGGCTCACTACCGAGCCTGCTTGTACGCTGGCATCAAGATTGCTGGGACAAATGCTGAGGTCATGCCTGCCCAG TGGGAATTCCAGATAGGACCCTGCGAAGGAATCGACATGGGAGATCATCTCTGGGTGGCCCGTTTCATCTTGCACCGTGTATGTGAAGACTTTGGAGTGATAGCAACCTTTGATCCTAAGCCCATTCCTGGGAACTGGAATGGTGCGGGCTGCCACACCAACTTCAGCACCAAGGCCATGCGCGAGGAGAATGGTCTGAA GTACATTGAGGAGTCCATCGAGAAACTAAGCAAGCGGCACCACTACCACATCCGAGCCTACGACCCCAAGGGGGGCCTGGATAACGCCCGGCGCCTGACTGGATTCCACGAAACGTCCAACATCAACGACTTCTCCGCCGGCGTGGCCAACCGTGGGGCTAGCATCCGCATTCCCCGGACTGTCGGCCAGGAGAAGAAGGGTTACTTTGAAGACCGTCGCCCCTCTGCCAACTGTGACCCCTTTTCCGTGACAGAAGCCCTCATCCGCACGTGTCTTCTCAATGAAACTGGCGACGAACCCTTCCAGTACAAAAACTAA
- the GLUL gene encoding glutamine synthetase isoform X5 has protein sequence MATSASSHLNKGIKQLYMSLPQGEKVQAMYIWIDGTGEGLRCKTRTLDSEPKCIEELPEWNFDGSSTFQSEGSNSDMYLVPVAMFRDPFRKDPNKLVFCEVFKYNRKPAGVYWRETNLRHTCKRIMDMVSNQHPWFGMEQEYTLMGTDGHPFGWPSNGFPGPQGPYYCGVGADKAYGRDIVEAHYRACLYAGIKIAGTNAEVMPAQWEFQIGPCEGIDMGDHLWVARFILHRVCEDFGVIATFDPKPIPGNWNGAGCHTNFSTKAMREENGLKYIEESIEKLSKRHHYHIRAYDPKGGLDNARRLTGFHETSNINDFSAGVANRGASIRIPRTVGQEKKGYFEDRRPSANCDPFSVTEALIRTCLLNETGDEPFQYKN, from the exons ATGGCCACCTCCGCGAGCTCCCACCTGAACAAAGGCATCAAGCAGTTGTACATGTCCCTGCCTCAGGGCGAGAAAGTGCAAGCTATGTATATTTGGATTGACGGGACGGGAGAAGGATTGCGTTGCAAGACCCGGACCTTGGACAGTGAGCCCAAGTGTATAGAAG AGTTGCCTGAGTGGAATTTTGATGGCTCTAGTACCTTTCAGTCCGAAGGCTCCAACAGTGACATGTATCTCGTCCCTGTTGCCATGTTTCGGGACCCTTTCCGCAAGGACCCCAACAAGCTGGTGTTCTGTGAAGTCTTCAAGTACAACCGGAAGCCTGCAGGTGTGTATTGGAGAG AGACCAATTTGAGGCATACCTGTAAACGGATAATGGACATGGTGAGCAATCAGCATCCTTGGTTTGGAATGGAGCAGGAATATACTCTCATGGGCACAGATGGGCACCCTTTTGGTTGGCCTTCCAATGGCTTCCCTGGGCCCCAAG GTCCATACTACTGTGGCGTGGGAGCAGACAAAGCCTATGGGAGAGATATCGTGGAGGCTCACTACCGAGCCTGCTTGTACGCTGGCATCAAGATTGCTGGGACAAATGCTGAGGTCATGCCTGCCCAG TGGGAATTCCAGATAGGACCCTGCGAAGGAATCGACATGGGAGATCATCTCTGGGTGGCCCGTTTCATCTTGCACCGTGTATGTGAAGACTTTGGAGTGATAGCAACCTTTGATCCTAAGCCCATTCCTGGGAACTGGAATGGTGCGGGCTGCCACACCAACTTCAGCACCAAGGCCATGCGCGAGGAGAATGGTCTGAA GTACATTGAGGAGTCCATCGAGAAACTAAGCAAGCGGCACCACTACCACATCCGAGCCTACGACCCCAAGGGGGGCCTGGATAACGCCCGGCGCCTGACTGGATTCCACGAAACGTCCAACATCAACGACTTCTCCGCCGGCGTGGCCAACCGTGGGGCTAGCATCCGCATTCCCCGGACTGTCGGCCAGGAGAAGAAGGGTTACTTTGAAGACCGTCGCCCCTCTGCCAACTGTGACCCCTTTTCCGTGACAGAAGCCCTCATCCGCACGTGTCTTCTCAATGAAACTGGCGACGAACCCTTCCAGTACAAAAACTAA